The genome window ACAGAAACGCGTAGACCTCGATTGGAGCAAACTGTTCGGTTTCAACCAGGTCAAATCAGCGAAGAATACGCCCGAAGCCCGCGCGATCATCGGCGGCAAGATCGGTGCGAAAGTTGGTGGCAAAGGCCTTCCCCCGGTCGAAGCCAACACCTAGTCGATCGATGGTTCGAATCAATCAGCCGATTGGGTCATTCCAATCGGCTGAACTGTTTTAGAGAGCGTCCCGGCAGTTGCTTCCCGTTGATCCATAAAACCTGCAGTCATTGTGAATACCTCACTCGAAACTCCGTTGACCGAAAACCTTTACGATTTCGCACCGAGCGCTGCGCGCGCCCTGGAACTCGACAAGCGGATGCGTCAGCGCCTCTCACAAAGCCTGCAATACATCCAGGCAGAGGCTGGAGGCCAGCTGGCGGTCCCTCAATCGGAGTTTGCGTCGTTCGTCACGCGGCTGGAGCGCGGCAGTGTTTCGCCGCTCGCATTCGCCTTCTACAGCGAGATTGTTCTCGCCATAGAAGACAACGAAATGGAATACGCTTCGCAATTGTTCCAACAGATTCTTGCCTTGCGCACGCCGCCGCCGGAACTCGTTGTGCGGGACCTCGCTGACCCGCGAACAGATTTCCAGGCCGCCCGATATGCAAGGGCAATCGACACCGACCCGGGTGTTCCTTTCCAGATTTTTCCGCCATCGCCTGCGTCTTCGGAAAAAAGCCGGAAGGCCATCAACGCAGCGTTTGCATTGATGGATCAGGGGGACCCGGAACTCGCCGACGAAATTCGCGCCTTGTTGCGCGAGGTGGTTCTTGCTGCGGGCAGCGAGCGACCCGGCGAGTGGACTTTTGATGGAGCATCGTCGTTCATGCTTTGGGGCGGGATCCTGATCAAT of Verrucomicrobiia bacterium contains these proteins:
- a CDS encoding HEXXH motif-containing putative peptide modification protein; this encodes MNTSLETPLTENLYDFAPSAARALELDKRMRQRLSQSLQYIQAEAGGQLAVPQSEFASFVTRLERGSVSPLAFAFYSEIVLAIEDNEMEYASQLFQQILALRTPPPELVVRDLADPRTDFQAARYARAIDTDPGVPFQIFPPSPASSEKSRKAINAAFALMDQGDPELADEIRALLREVVLAAGSERPGEWTFDGASSFMLWGGILINANRDDGPLAMVQMLAHESSHNLLFGFSADESLIENSPEARYASPLRADPRPMDGIYHATFVTARMYRAVRTLLDSGVLNAEQRVQAEKELAENERLFRKGIATVVEHARCTPAGQKVIRSAIDYMAAHGVAV